A window from Zingiber officinale cultivar Zhangliang chromosome 7A, Zo_v1.1, whole genome shotgun sequence encodes these proteins:
- the LOC122003082 gene encoding myosin-1-like, translated as MSSALPAVPTRSVLEEMLAALKLSDEKPKDEPPALPARPTLKRRPPSTKNNLKFKIESVPAEVSSKDTHFTEKASPESSELSNGVIEQGRAKKVVHSGEEDLGSHEEDTEKSHTSQKLDHVEQEMAAALRLEAIEKEVDDVKEELRGKEGENVALLQKVQEYQKRCSVCEEKMHSMEDMYQKQIQTLKMALDAAQKNLSVDDKAKQRMSDETPTTYRPVNDANDKSNNAVYQLAKEFEKQKQVFEDDARGLCNVKSSSGQPEFSRKSYEDLRKLKAQYATWKKEYNTRLHDAKKALRELAKSEGEKTSRRWWCKRRIIRNRISLCS; from the exons ATGTCTTCTGCCTTGCCGGCGGTTCCCACCCGCAGCGTGCTTGAGGAAATGCTGGCTGCCCTCAAACTGAGCGATGAGAAGCCGAAGGACGAGCCACCAGCATTGCCTGCCCGGCCCACTTTGAAACGGCGGCCTCCTTCCACAAAGAACAATTTGAAGTTTAAGATTGAGAGTGTCCCTGCAGAGGTCTCATCAAAGGACACTCATTTCACAGAGAAGGCAAGCCCGGAATCAAGTGAACTCAGCAATGGAGTCATTGAGCAAGGTAGGGCAAAAAAAGTGGTTCATTCTGGTGAAGAAGATTTAGGTTCCCATGAAGAAGACACCGAAAAGTCCCATACTTCACAAAAGCTTGATCATGTTGAGCAG GAAATGGCGGCCGCTTTGAGATTGGAAGCGATTGAGAAGGAGGTTGATGACGTAAAGGAAGAATTGAGAGGAAAGGAGGGTGAGAATGTTGCACTGTTGCAGAAAGTGCAAGAGTACCAGAAAAGGTGTTCTGTTTGCGAGGAAAAAATGCACTCCATGGAGGATATGTATCAGAAGCAGATACAGACCCTGAAG ATGGCCCTAGATGCAGCACAGAAGAATCTTTCTGTCGATGACAAGGCCAAGCAACGAATGTCTGATGAAACACCAACTACTTATCGACCGGTGAATGATGCGAACGACAAAAGTAACAATGCTGTTTACCAATTGGCAAAGGAGTTTGAGAAGCAGAAGCAGGTTTTCGAGGACGATGCAAGGGGGCTCTGCAATGTGAAATCATCATCAGGCCAGCCAGAATTTTCTAGGAAATCCTACGAAGATCTTCGGAAGCTGAAGGCCCAATATGCAACTTGGAAGAAGGAATACAACACTCGTTTGCACGATGCCAAGAAAGCTCTACGGGAGCTTGCAAAATCAGAAGGCGAAAAAACCAGTAGAAGATGGTGGTGCAAGCGAAGGATCATTCGAAATAGAATTTCACTATGCTCTTAA
- the LOC122003080 gene encoding 60S ribosomal protein L10a → MSKLQSDVLREAISQVVGDSREKKRNFTETIELQIGLKNYDPQKDKRFSGSVKLPHIPRPKMKVCMLGDAQHIEEAEKIGLDYMDVESLKKMNKNKKLVKKLAKKYHAFLASEAIIKQIPRLLGPGLNKAGKFPTLVSHQETLESKVNETKAMVKFQLKKVLCMGVAVGNVAMEEKQIFQNVQMSVNLLVSLLKKNWQNVRCLYLKSTMGKPYRIF, encoded by the exons ATGAG CAAATTGCAGAGTGATGTTCTTAGGGAAGCTATCTCTCAGGTGGTTGGTGATTCTCGAGAGAAGAAGCGCAACTTCACTGAAACAATTGAGTTACAAATTGGTTTGAAAAATTATGATCCTCAAAAGGATAAGCGATTCAGTGGCTCAGTGAAGCTTCCGCATATTCCACGCCCTAAAATGAAAGTTTGCATGTTGGGTGACGCACAACATATTGAGGAG GCAGAGAAGATAGGACTTGATTACATGGATGTTGAAAGTTTGAAAAAGATGAACAAAAATAAGAAGCTTGTGAAGAAGCTTGCTAAGAAGTACCATGCTTTCCTTGCATCAGAAGCTATCATTAAGCAGATTCCTCGTCTTCTTGGTCCTGGTCTTAATAAGGCAG GGAAGTTTCCCACATTGGTTTCTCACCAAGAGACTTTGGAGTCTAAAGTCAATGAGACGAAGGCAATGGTGAAATTCCAACTCAAGAAGGTCCTTTGCATGGGTGTCGCTGTCGGCAATGTTGCCATGGAGGAAAAGCAGATTTTTCAGAACGTGCAAATGAGCGTGAATTTACTCGTGTCGTTGTTGAAGAAGAACTGGCAAAAT GTCCGATGCTTGTATCTGAAGAGCACAATGGGGAAACCCTATCGCATCTTCTAA
- the LOC122003084 gene encoding NAD(P)H dehydrogenase (quinone) FQR1-like — protein MATKIYVVYYSMYGHVAKLAEEIQKGAASVEGVEVKLWQVPETLPEGVLGKMGAPPKSDVPIIEPNALQEADGILFGFPTRFGMMAAQFKAFIDATGGLWRSQALAGKPAGIFYSTGSQGGGQETTPLTAITQLAHHGMIFVPIGYTFGVGMFEMENIKGGSPYGAGTYAGDGSRNPSQLELEQAFHQGKYFATITNRFKASS, from the exons ATGGCGACGAAGATCTATGTCGT ATACTATTCTATGTACGGCCATGTAGCAAAGCTAGCAGAAGAAATCCAAAAAGGCGCTGCTTCTGTTGAAGGAGTTGAAGTAAAGCTCTGGCAG GTTCCTGAGACTCTTCCTGAAGGAGTTCTTGGAAAGATGGGGGCACCTCCTAAGAGCGATGTACCGATCATCGAACCAAATGCTCTCCAAgaagcagatggaattctgtttGGCTTCCCGACCAGGTTCGGAATGATGGCTGCCCAATTCAAAGCTTTCATTGACGCAACCGGAGGACTGTGGCGATCTCAGGCTCTAGCGGGCAAGCCTGCCGGAATTTTCTACAGCACAGGATCGCAAGGCGGCGGCCAAGAGACTACTCC TTTGACAGCCATAACTCAGTTGGCTCACCATGGCATGATCTTCGTCCCAATTGGCTACACTTTCGGTGTAGGAATGTTTGAGATGGAAAACATCAAGGGCGGGAGCCCTTACGGCGCCGGCACATACGCCGGCGATGGCTCAAGAAACCCATCCCAGTTAGAGCTGGAACAGGCTTTCCACCAAGGCAAGTACTTCGCCACCATTACTAACAGGTTtaaagcttcctcttga
- the LOC122003085 gene encoding probable histone H2A.3 encodes MAGRGKAIGSATAKKATSRSSKAGLQFPVGRIARFLKAGKYAERVGAGAPVYLAAVLEYLAAEVLELAGNAARDNKKTRIVPRHIQLAVRNDEELSKLLGEVTIASGGVMPNIHNLLLPKKTGASSKAAPGDDD; translated from the exons ATGGCCGGGAGAGGGAAAGCGATTGGATCCGCCACAGCGAAGAAAGCCACGTCGAGGAGCAGCAAGGCCGGGCTCCAGTTCCCCGTCGGAAGGATCGCCCGGTTCCTCAAGGCCGGGAAGTACGCTGAGCGCGTAGGCGCCGGTGCTCCTGTCTACCTCGCCGCCGTTCTCGAGTACCTCGCCGCGGAG GTTCTGGAGCTCGCCGGAAACGCAGCAAGGGACAATAAGAAGACCAGGATCGTTCCGAGGCACATCCAACTCGCCGTGAGGAACGACGAGGAGCTCTCCAAGCTTTTGGGCGAAGTGACGATCGCAAGCGGTGGCGTGATGCCCAACATTCATAATCTTCTACTTCCCAAGAAGACCGGTGCTTCCTCGAAGGCTGCTCCCGGCGACGATGATTAA
- the LOC121999812 gene encoding uncharacterized protein LOC121999812 → MEDEEVNLMENKEDDVEQSLFLALKEDSIRKANTWYLDNRASNHMTCDKSKSVELDTNKKGFVSFGDNTKLKIEGNGTILLETKNGGHKDVLIGLEELWTYVLEELYPGSIMDLVYEQKSEVFDTFTKFKAFVEKVSRYQIQALRTDRDGEFTYNEFNNFCELHGIRRLLTVPRSPQQNRIAERKNMTILNMTMNDEPLSFEEAKEDEKWRGAMEEEMQAL, encoded by the exons ATGGAAGATGAAGAGGTAAATCTAATGGAGAACAAGGAAGATGATGTAGAGCAATCTTTGTTTCTTGCACTTAAGGAGGACTCTATTAGAAAAGCAAACACATGGTACCTTGATAATAGAGCTAGCAATCATATGACGTGTGACAAAAGTAAATCTGTGGAGCTTGATACAAACAAGAAAGGTTTTGTAAGCTTTGGAGACAACACAAAGTTGAAGATTGAAGGCAACGGTACAATTCTTCTTGAAACAAAGAATGGTGGTCATAAA GATGTTCTTATTGGACTTGAAGAATTGTGGACTTATGTGCTTGAAGAATTATATCCAGGATCCATCATGGATTTGGTATATGAG CAAAAATCTGAGGTATTTGATACATTCACAAAGTTCAAAGCTTTTGTTGAAAAAGTAAGTAGATATCAAATTCAAGCATTAAGAACTGATAGGGATGGTGAATTTACATATAATGAATTTAACAACTTTTGTGAGTTGCATGGAATTCGTCGTCTTTTGACAGTTCCAAGATCACCCCAGCAAAATAGAATTGCTGAAAGGAAGAACATGACAATACTTAATATGACAATGA ATGATGAACCTTTGAGCTTTGAAGAAGCAAAAGAGGATGAGAAATGGAGAGGAGCCATGGAAGAAGAAATGCAAGCATTGTGA
- the LOC121999810 gene encoding ferredoxin-3, chloroplastic-like has product MATSTLVSSSMLKCSYRSQLSVATIKNPSSLGFLKSVSKAPRLRASNCFRASAMAVYKIKLVGPQGEEHEFEVDDDVYILDAAEAAGVELPFSCRAGACSSCAGIIVSGSVDQSDGSFLDETQISDGYVLTCCAYPKSDAVFLCQEFQVCLLRVELPTISFVISIAKPTLALLDTETIVALYSGYKKLA; this is encoded by the exons ATGGCAACTTCCACACTCGTGTCTTCCTCTATGCTTAAATGCAGCTACAGGAGCCAACTTTCTGTGGCGACGATCAAGAACCCATCCTCTTTGGGGTTCTTGAAGAGCGTCTCAAAAGCACCGCGCTTAAGGGCATCAAACTGCTTCAGGGCATCGGCTATGGCTGTCTACAAGATCAAGCTTGTCGGTCCGCAAGGGGAGGAGCACGAGTTTGAAGTCGACGACGATGTGTACATTTTGGATGCTGCTGAGGCAGCAGGTGTGGAGCTGCCTTTCTCGTGCCGAGCTGGAGCTTGCTCCAGCTGTGCAGGCATAATCGTCTCAGGCAGCGTCGATCAGTCCGACGGATCCTTCCTTGACGAAACGCAGATATCCGACGGTTATGTCCTTACATGTTGTGCCTATCCAAAGTCGGATGCC GTGTTTTTGTGTCAGGAGTTTCAG GTCTGTCTATTGCGCGTGGAACTACCTACTATCTCCTTTGTTATCAGCATAGCAAAGCCTACTCTTGCGTTGCTTGATACTGAAACTATTGTTGCATTATATTCTG GCTATAAGAAGCTTGCCTGA
- the LOC122003087 gene encoding uncharacterized protein LOC122003087: MSEQNQEIIQSPANLPLKRKRGRPRKLQAATSSQPYPASNSSHGVQVIPNQVDLAAFSGMRPQTLPFHTPSKIGVDPTAHSRSASFAHYSEVSPTQPNSSIISNQKTNGLLGQTVCGTLDGTFEAGYLLTVKVGDTGHVLKGIVFDPHRCVPISEENDIAPLIPMARPIGTFYSPTEKPSQALVSVPVRPAAASFDVAAPHQRKEPPSTKIPESSNYKPSVLDINETLPKIAELTPVAPQNAAVGETQAEDSLSLFITNKEKPQVTAVVHSEDQRGIAIEPHTVAESSANIDMSDISGLDQRQQHHFEELLQGSMPQPSEQSSDQGQFCSDPKLQDEIWNL; the protein is encoded by the exons ATGAGCGAACAGAATCAGGAGATCATCCAGAGCCCGGCTAACTTACCTCTGAAGCGGAAACGTGGGCGCCCTCGAAA GCTTCAAGCTGCAACTTCATCTCAACCGTATCCAGCTTCAAATTCAAGTCATGGTGTTCAGGTTATCCCAAATCAAGTTGATCTTGCTGCCTTCTCTGGTATGAGACCTCAAACTCTTCCGTTTCACACTCCTTCAAAGATCGGCGTCGATCCAACTGCCCATTCTCGAAGTGCAAGCTTCGCCCACTACTCTGAAGTTAGCCCGACTCAACCTAATTCTTCCATCATTTCGAACCAAAAGACTAATGGCTTACTCGGTCAGACTGTGTGTGGCACACTGGATGGAACCTTTGAAGCTGGTTATCTGCTGACTGTCAAAGTAGGCGACACCGGTCACGTCTTGAAGGGCATTGTGTTTGATCCTCATCGTTGCGTCCCTATTTCAGAAGAGAATGACATTGCACCGTTGATCCCCATGGCAAGGCCGATAGGAACCTTTTATTCGCCGACTGAAAAACCTAGTCAGGCGCTTGTTTCAGTGCCAGTCCGCCCTGCTGCGGCTTCATTTGATGTTGCTGCGCCCCACCAAAGAAAGGAACCTCCTTCCACTAAGATTCCAGAGTCTTCCAATTATAAGCCTTCCGTGCTCGATATAAATGAAACACTACCAAAGATCGCAGAGCTTACGCCTGTTGCGCCTCAAAATGCAGCAGTTGGTGAAACCCAAGCAGAAGattcattgtctctcttcattACTAACAAAGAAAAACCTCAAGTGACTGCGGTAGTTCATTCGGAAGATCAAAGAGGAATTGCTATCGAGCCTCATACAGTTGCAGAATCATCTGCCAACATAGACATGTCGGATATCTCAGGATTAGATCAAAGACAGCAGCATCACTTTGAAGAACTATTACAAG GCAGCATGCCACAACCTAGTGAGCAATCATCTGACCAGGGGCAATTCTGTAGTGATCCAAAGTTGCAGGATGAGATCTGGAACCTTTGA